The sequence CCTGGCAGCTTTAAACCACTCAGTGTGACAGCAGTCTCTTCCCACTTGGAACAGGAGAGGTTTCTCTTTTATGAACCAGTAAATTcattaaagagaaacaaagtacattagagagaaataaatgttgaTTGTCTGTTATGTACTAAACACTGTGTCATGAACATGCACAGTGAGGATATGAGCCTTGGTTTTGAAAGAGGTGTCTTGAAATCCTAGATGTATCTTTTCATCTCTCACTTATCTTGTATATAAGATAACCCTTGTCTTGTTGCTCACAtcagagtaaaaaaagaaaaaaaaccccaacgaACAAACCAAAGCTACTAGCCTCAAGGGTTGTATCACTGTTAGCACTACCCCTCACAGCTATACAGTCCCTTCAGTTTGCACTGTCCAATATTGAATGGGTCTTGTCCTACTCATATCACTAAGCCAGCTTTCAAATGGCACTGGGACAGATCCATGGAGTTCCTGTAACACCTGTGTAAGTGCACTGTCTACtatcattttcatataaatatactGACAATCACCAAtggtaaaaataacatatttgtaCAATACTTTATCATGAACTTGCCTAATCCTAACAATAGGTATTACTGCTGTTGACATTATTTTCACCATTGTATAGATGATAAAAAACTAAGTCTTGATTGTACGACTATTTAATAAGATCTGTACTGATAAGTATTTTGGCTGCATTTAAGGGACTGTTTTTGTAGGCTCATAGTTGTTTGCAACTACAAAACACTACTGCGATGCAAATTCTTattatgtaattttgttttacatCACCAGCGTTCCTATCTATGAACGTGTACCTCCATGTAATCTCTCAGAAGTGGAAGATCTGGGTCAAATAATATGCTCTTAAAACTTTGATACAgcccctggctggtatggttcagtggaatgagtgctggcctgtgaattgaaaggtcaccagttcgattcccagctggggcacatgcctgggttgccgttCAGGTCCCAAGTTTGGGATgcatgagaggtgaccacacattgatgtttctctccttgtctttctctctctcttcctatctctctaaaagtgaatgattaaaatcttttaaaaaattaatacatgtcctttaaaatggtgatttttaaaaattaaggctCAAAGAGTTCTCACCTTGAGGTCTCAAAAAAAGGACGGGGCTGAGACTGAAGTCTATAGACTCCCATATTTCATTTACTCTGCTACATAATTCCATGGCTACAAAATGAAGCATGTCTACCTGCAAACTTACCAAGCAGCCAGCTGTCTTTGTGCATCCCAGCTTCAAACTGCCTACTAAGGGAAGACTGCTGCAGCACTGCGTAGTCCTGCAGGCTGCCTGGCCAGTTCGTCTCCACAGCCATGAGTGCCCCTCTGATGTCACACACCATCAGGCAGTTTAAAGAATGCAGACCTTTACGGTTCACATAGGAGAGGTCTTCAGCATTTGGTGCCTTGATTGCCACATGCATACAGTCAACCACTCCTATTACTCCTGGCATCCCAGCCAACCCGTAGAACTCATCCTTCAGAGCCTGAATGGATGCCTCGTCAACTGGAAAGCGAATGAACTGTGAGGCTCTTTCCACAAGTGCTTCAGTGACATTGGCAACACATCGACTCATTGATGCCTGACTGATTCCAATAGCATCTCCCATCCGGGTCTGGAAGGAACCTGAAGTATAGAAGCCCAGTGCTGCAAGGATCTGTGTCTCTGGGCTAATAGCCCTGGATCTCTGAGTAGGTCTAGAAAGACTGGCTCCCAAGAGCTCCACCAAGCAATAAATGAACTGTCGAGGAAAACCATACATGGACATCAAGTAGTCATCAGTGACATCATCAAGCTTAAAACGGTCCAATGTCCGGTGACCTCGTCCATACAGTAAGAGATCACAGTCAAGCACTGTTATTGGTATAGCCATGGTACATGTGAATGTTGCCTCTCTTTCCCTCGGCTACTTTTCCTGAAATCTTCCCAGTGAAGAGGTTGGTGCAAGAAGGTATTTAAAGAAGTGCCAGAATGCAACAGTTAACCATCAGTTAAATGGCTCTGGCATTTATAATCTTCTTTCTGtaaaggttaaaagaaaaaaaattagaaacctaCCAAAAACTTTTAAAGTGTTTCAAAGGCTACAATAGCTACTTTCCtcaaatttccattttgttcaagCAAAAGGTGCTATACTTTAACTCTGGATTTTCCTCCACTAACTGCCGACAGTCTTTGTTTGGGTTTCAAGGATAATGGGAGTTGTATTTCAGTGGCTCATTTAATGCCCAGCATTTGTACTGGGAGGAGCAAAAAATTAATGGAGGAGATGGC is a genomic window of Phyllostomus discolor isolate MPI-MPIP mPhyDis1 chromosome 6, mPhyDis1.pri.v3, whole genome shotgun sequence containing:
- the HARBI1 gene encoding putative nuclease HARBI1, translating into MAIPITVLDCDLLLYGRGHRTLDRFKLDDVTDDYLMSMYGFPRQFIYCLVELLGASLSRPTQRSRAISPETQILAALGFYTSGSFQTRMGDAIGISQASMSRCVANVTEALVERASQFIRFPVDEASIQALKDEFYGLAGMPGVIGVVDCMHVAIKAPNAEDLSYVNRKGLHSLNCLMVCDIRGALMAVETNWPGSLQDYAVLQQSSLSRQFEAGMHKDSWLLGDSSFSLHTWLMTPLHIHETPAEYRYNMAHSATHSVIEKTFRTLCSRFRCLDGSKGALQYSPEKSSHIISACCVLHNISLEHGMDVWSSPTTGPVEQPPEEGYEHMESLDLEADRIRQELVLTHFS